The proteins below are encoded in one region of Helianthus annuus cultivar XRQ/B chromosome 2, HanXRQr2.0-SUNRISE, whole genome shotgun sequence:
- the LOC110922997 gene encoding beta-D-xylosidase 1, which translates to MVQKPHIKCIIISPPSLFFILIGFLIVFTGKSRPPFACDPSNKVTKDLTFCRVNLPIKDRIKDLLGRLTLQEKISLLVNNAAAVPRLGIQGYEWWSEALHGVSDVGPGTKFLPTFLGATQFPQVITTASTFNDTLWEEIGQVVSNEARAMYNGGMAGLTFWSPNVNIFRDPRWGRGQETPGEDPALAARYAVRYVKGLQGNVGNRLKVAACCKHYTAYDLDSWHGYNRHSFNAKVSKQDLEDTYNVPFKACVLEGKVASVMCSYNQVNGKPTCADSNLLKSTIRGSWRLNGYIVSDCDSVGVMYTDQHYTATPEDATAESIKAGLDLDCGPSLAVYTEGAIKQGKLKEVDVDGALANTIGVQMRLGMFDGPKQPYANLGIHDVCLLSSNQLALEAARQGIVLLENRGRGPPLSTVRHRTVAVIGPNSDVTVTMIGNYAGIACGYTTPLQGIARYVKTIHQVGCSDVSCKGNQLIGPAEKAAQQADATVLVMGLDQSIEAEERDRANILLPGHQQELISRVAKSSRGPCVLVIMSGGPLDITFAKRDPRILAIIWAGYPGQAGGTAIADVLFGTTNPGGKLPMTWYPQEYLAKVPMTNMGMRADPAHNYPGRTYRFYKGPVVYPFGHGLSYTTFHHSIAQAPTSLSVPMLPIHLENNNATALTNGVRISHTKCSTLLTTLHINVKNTGTMDGTHTMMVFSSPPEGKWATNKQLVGFQKVHVVAGGLQRVALDLHVCKHLSVVDQFGIRRVPMGEHTLHIGDIKHSLTIKPTIEEIKY; encoded by the exons ATGGTCCAAAAACCTCACATCAAATGTATTATTATTTCACCACCCTCCCTCTTCTTCATCCTAATTGGATTCTTGATTGTCTTCACCGGAAAATCAAGACCGCCATTTGCTTGTGACCCAAGTAATAAGGTCACTAAAGACCTCACCTTTTGTCGCGTAAACCTACCGATAAAAGATCGAATTAAAGATTTGCTAGGAAGACTAACTTTGCAAGAAAAAATAAGCCTTTTGGTCAACAATGCAGCCGCGGTACCTCGACTAGGAATTCAAGGGTACGAATGGTGGTCCGAGGCGTTACATGGTGTTTCGGACGTGGGCCCCGGGACGAAGTTTCTTCCAACGTTTCTTGGCGCCACACAGTTTCCTCAAGTTATTACGACGGCTTCGACTTTTAATGACACTTTGTGGGAAGAGATTGGACAG GTGGTATCGAATGAAGCCCGAGCTATGTACAACGGAGGAATGGCGGGCCTAACCTTTTGGAGCCCGAATGTGAACATTTTTCGTGATCCAAGGTGGGGTCGTGGTCAAGAAACACCAGGAGAAGATCCAGCACTAGCCGCTCGGTACGCGGTTAGGTATGTTAAAGGACTTCAAGGCAATGTGGGTAATAGACTTAAGGTAGCCGCGTGTTGCAAACACTACACCGCGTATGATCTTGATAGTTGGCATGGCTATAATCGACATAGCTTTAATGCTAAG GTGAGTAAACAAGATTTAGAGGACACATATAACGTACCATTCAAGGCTTGTGTTTTAGAAGGTAAAGTTGCAAGTGTGATGTGTTCATACAATCAAGTCAATGGAAAGCCTACTTGTGCCGATTCGAATCTCCTCAAGAGCACAATACGCGGGTCTTGGCGCCTCAACGG ATACATCGTGTCGGATTGTGATTCGGTTGGAGTTATGTATACTGATCAACATTACACGGCTACACCAGAAGATGCGACCGCAGAGAGTATCAAAGCAG GGCTTGATTTGGATTGCGGCCCGTCTTTGGCGGTGTATACCGAGGGGGCAATCAAACAAGGGAAATTAAAAGAGGTTGATGTTGATGGGGCCTTGGCAAACACCATTGGTGTTCAGATGCGTTTGGGTATGTTTGACGGGCCAAAACAGCCATATGCAAACttaggaatacatgatgtgtgcTTATTGTCGAGTAACCAACTTGCACTAGAAGCGGCCCGTCAAGGGATCGTTCTTCTAGAAAACCGTGGGCGAGGCCCACCTTTATCAACAGTGCGACATCGTACTGTTGCTGTTATTGGGCCCAATTCTGATGTCACTGTCACCATGATCGGCAACTATGCTG GAATCGCTTGTGGGTATACAACACCATTACAAGGTATAGCGAGATACGTTAAGACGATCCATCAAGTGGGATGTAGTGATGTGAGTTGCAAAGGGAACCAGTTAATTGGGCCGGCCGAAAAGGCAGCCCAACAAGCCGATGCAACCGTGTTAGTTATGGGCCTTGATCAATCTATTGAAGCTGAAGAAAGAGACCGGGCCAACATACTATTGCCTGGACATCAACAAGAGCTAATATCTAGAGTTGCAAAGTCTTCAAGAGGCCCATGTGTACTCGTCATTATGTCTGGTGGCCCACTTGACATCACTTTTGCGAAAAGAGACCCTCGTATTTTGGCTATAATTTGGGCCGGGTATCCGGGTCAAGCCGGTGGAACTGCTATTGCAGATGTCTTGTTTGGAACAACCAATCCAG gAGGAAAGTTGCCTATGACATGGTACCCACAAGAGTACTTGGCTAAAGTACCAATGACTAATATGGGAATGCGGGCCGACCCAGCCCACAACTACCCCGGTCGGACCTACCGTTTCTACAAAGGGCCCGTTGTCTATCCATTTGGACACGGTCTAAGTTACACAACTTTCCATCATTCCATAGCTCAAGCCCCAACATCTCTTTCGGTTCCCATGCTACCAATCCACCTCGAAAACAACAACGCAACGGCTCTAACCAACGGGGTGCGCATATCACACACGAAATGCTCGACCCTCTTAACAACCCTACACATCAATGTGAAGAATACAGGAACCATGGACGGGACTCACACCATGATGGTGTTCTCGAGCCCGCCAGAAGGTAAATGGGCCACAAACAAGCAATTGGTGGGCTTTCAGAAGGTCCATGTGGTGGCTGGTGGGCTTCAAAGGGTTGCACTTGATCTTCATGTATGCAAACATTTGAGTGTGGTTGACCAATTTGGGATTCGAAGGGTTCCAATGGGTGAACACACACTTCACATTGGTGACATCAAACATTCTTTAACCATTAAACCAACAATTGAAGAAATCAAGTATTGA